In a genomic window of Gossypium arboreum isolate Shixiya-1 chromosome 9, ASM2569848v2, whole genome shotgun sequence:
- the LOC108455411 gene encoding glycosyltransferase BC10-like, giving the protein MKKNVVEKQQHRSQISTTTTTTTTKLPNSLIQFNDIVFYFILFGLGLGLGITLSFFYLKDGSMDFQLYQLSVFRASNIPPPPPPPPPPPSPPPLTTLPSGGVIELPSLVPASSPPIKETRKEKRDYIKEFFEPPATRHNMTDEELFWRASLVPKIPKYPIQRTPKIAFMFLTRGKVLLAPLWEKFFRGYEGFYSIYVHSDPSFVQTMPKSSVFYDRWIPSKIARWGEMNMVEAERRLLANALMDISNERFVLLSESCIPLFNFSTVYDYLINSTKFFVESYDLPGPVGRGRYSKMMSPLITLEQWRKGSQWFEVDRYLAIEVITDQTYYPVFWQYCKNDCYGDEHYLPTFVDMNFPTRNAYKTLTYVDWSKGGPHPNRFRREEVTEEFLKKLRTSTQCYYNERIVNVCYLFARKFSPNSLDKLLRFAPIVMNF; this is encoded by the exons ATGAAGAAGAACGTGGTGGAGAAACAACAACACCGTTCACAAATATCCACCACCACCACTACCACCACCACCAAGCTTCCCAATTCCCTCATTCAATTCAATGATATTGTTTTCTATTTCATTCTCTTTGGTTTAGGGTTGGGGTTAGGGATCACTCTCAGTTTCTTCTATCTCAAAGATGGTTCCATGGATTTCCAACTCTACCAACTATCCGTTTTCCGTGCATCCAACATTCCTCCGCCGCCACCACCGCCGCCCCCACCCCCGTCCCCACCGCCACTAACAACTCTTCCATCGGGTGGTGTTATTGAACTGCCTTCCCTGGTTCCTGCATCATCACCACCCATCAAAGAAACTCGAAAAGAGAAGAGGGATTATATAAAAGAATTTTTTGAACCGCCGGCGACTAGGCATAATATGACGGATGAGGAGTTGTTTTGGAGGGCATCATTGGTTCCTAAAATCCCAAAATACCCAATCCAACGAACACCCAAAATTGCATTCATGTTCTTGACGAGAGGAAAAGTGTTATTAGCCCCACTTTGGGAGAAATTCTTTCGTGGCTATGAAGGTTTTTACTCCATTTACGTTCATTCTGATCCTTCTTTCGTTCAAACTATGCCCAAGTCTTCGGTTTTTTACGATCGCTGGATTCCTAGTAAG ATAGCGAGATGGGGAGAAATGAATATGGTGGAAGCAGAACGACGTTTATTAGCAAACGCATTGATGGATATATCCAACGAACGTTTCGTTCTTCTCTCAGAATCATGCATtcctctcttcaatttctcaactGTTTATGACTATCTTATCAACTCCACCAAATTCTTTGTGGAGTCGTATGACTTACCAGGTCCCGTTGGCCGTGGTAGATACAGTAAAATGATGTCCCCTCTGATTACTCTCGAACAATGGCGAAAGGGCTCTCAATGGTTCGAGGTCGATCGATACCTAGCCATCGAGGTAATCACTGACCAAACATATTATCCGGTTTTTTGGCAATATTGCAAAAACGATTGCTATGGCGACGAGCATTACTTGCCGACATTTGTAGACATGAATTTCCCGACGAGGAATGCGTATAAAACATTGACATACGTGGATTGGTCGAAGGGAGGACCTCATCCCAACAGGTTCCGCAGAGAAGAGGTGACCGAAGAGTTCTTGAAGAAACTAAGAACTTCCACACAGTGTTATTATAATGAAAGAATAGTCAATGTTTGCTACTTATTTGCTAGGAAGTTTTCACCAAATTCTTTAGACAAGTTGTTGAGATTTGCTCCAATTGTCATGAACTTTTAG